From one Halothece sp. PCC 7418 genomic stretch:
- a CDS encoding phosphoribulokinase, with protein sequence MAERRIILGIVGDSAAGKTTLTKGIAQILGEDNVTVICTDDYHRYDRAQRKENGLSALHPDCNYLDVMQQHIALLRGGQPILKPIYNHDTGQFDPPEYIQPKKFVILEGLLGYYTRACRDAFDVKVYLAPPESLRATWKVKRDTRKRGYTEQQVLEALQKREPDSEAFIRPQREWADVIVSFYPPKEHREESNGHLNVRLVLRPTIPHPDLVRLFESKPENGAVGLELDRDMGKPVDVLEVQGNATKEQVIDMEKVLCSDVPYLSNFCEVDSDVKIGKVVGTTGETLQSYPLALTQLLVTYHMLKASYSYQVK encoded by the coding sequence ATGGCTGAACGTCGAATTATTCTTGGAATTGTCGGTGATAGCGCAGCGGGAAAAACAACTTTAACAAAAGGAATTGCCCAGATTTTGGGAGAAGACAATGTGACAGTCATTTGCACGGACGATTATCACCGCTACGATCGCGCTCAACGCAAAGAAAACGGTCTCAGCGCCCTCCACCCAGACTGTAACTATCTTGATGTCATGCAGCAGCATATTGCGCTCCTAAGAGGCGGACAACCGATTCTCAAGCCGATTTATAACCACGATACGGGTCAGTTTGACCCACCCGAATATATTCAACCGAAAAAGTTTGTTATTTTAGAGGGCTTACTGGGCTATTACACTCGCGCTTGTCGCGATGCCTTTGATGTTAAGGTGTATCTTGCCCCACCCGAATCGCTGCGAGCCACTTGGAAAGTGAAACGGGATACTCGCAAGCGGGGTTATACGGAACAACAAGTTTTAGAAGCCTTGCAAAAACGAGAACCCGACTCAGAAGCCTTTATTCGTCCGCAACGGGAATGGGCGGATGTCATCGTCAGTTTTTATCCCCCGAAAGAGCATCGCGAAGAAAGCAATGGTCATCTCAATGTGCGCCTAGTTTTAAGACCAACGATTCCTCACCCAGATTTAGTGCGATTATTTGAATCCAAACCAGAAAATGGTGCAGTGGGGTTAGAGCTCGATCGCGATATGGGAAAACCGGTGGATGTTTTAGAAGTGCAGGGAAATGCAACGAAAGAACAAGTGATTGATATGGAAAAAGTGCTTTGTTCGGATGTGCCCTATCTCTCGAACTTCTGTGAAGTGGATAGTGATGTCAAAATTGGAAAAGTGGTGGGGACAACGGGTGAAACCCTCCAAAGTTATCCTCTTGCCTTGACACAATTGCTTGTGACTTATCATATGCTGAAGGCATCCTATAGTTATCAAGTGAAGTGA